A region of Pyxidicoccus parkwaysis DNA encodes the following proteins:
- a CDS encoding carboxypeptidase-like regulatory domain-containing protein: protein MIDEVDQRMKAWVGRVAGDVPVFLGVPDRESLERGVCLYLLELGPAPPPRGGGRAPLQISVCYLITTGGESPESAHRLLGELVFAAMEEPDFDVELTPIPTAVWAGLRAPPRPGFRLRVPVRRERPQPVVHRVRFPIVTSSVPAEVLLGCVVGPGDVPIPGALVELPALKLTTRTDAKGCFRFPRVPPVATLGRLEVRAKGELLALGPEALAAEPQPLLIRLPLKEE from the coding sequence ATGATCGACGAAGTCGATCAACGCATGAAGGCGTGGGTGGGTCGCGTTGCCGGTGACGTCCCCGTGTTCCTCGGGGTGCCGGACCGTGAGTCCCTCGAGCGTGGCGTGTGCCTCTACCTCCTCGAGCTCGGCCCCGCTCCGCCCCCGCGCGGCGGCGGCCGCGCCCCCCTGCAAATCTCCGTCTGCTACCTCATCACCACCGGCGGCGAGTCTCCCGAAAGCGCCCACCGCCTGCTCGGCGAGCTCGTCTTCGCCGCCATGGAAGAGCCCGACTTCGACGTGGAGCTCACCCCCATCCCCACCGCCGTGTGGGCCGGCCTCCGCGCCCCGCCGCGTCCAGGCTTCCGCCTGCGCGTCCCCGTGCGCCGCGAGCGTCCGCAGCCCGTCGTCCACCGCGTGCGCTTTCCCATCGTCACCAGCTCCGTCCCCGCCGAGGTGCTCCTTGGCTGCGTGGTGGGCCCCGGCGACGTGCCCATCCCCGGCGCACTGGTGGAGCTTCCTGCGCTGAAGCTCACCACGCGCACGGACGCGAAGGGTTGCTTTCGTTTTCCCCGCGTGCCGCCAGTGGCCACGCTGGGGCGGCTGGAAGTGCGGGCAAAGGGGGAGCTGCTCGCGCTGGGACCGGAGGCGCTCGCCGCCGAGCCACAGCCGCTGCTCATCCGTCTGCCGCTGAAGGAGGAGTGA
- a CDS encoding M23 family metallopeptidase translates to MRALMKQLTAVLAFSLLALPGLASAQTMFRFPASQLADQCGNGGCVVSAYKDYGGRDYACGGVRYSGHTGTDYALVGGFSKMDYGVWAMNAARGYIEANVDGYYDRCNYWDQANPYAACGLYTANYIIMRHPDNTQSKYWHLKAYTQQFARGTSLSCAYWIARVGSSGASTGPHLHFEYWVPGYGTDDPYAGPCGTPYTRWTSQGAYRGLPGITCQ, encoded by the coding sequence ATGCGCGCCCTGATGAAGCAGCTCACCGCGGTGCTGGCCTTCTCGCTGCTGGCCCTTCCGGGCCTCGCCTCCGCGCAGACGATGTTCCGCTTCCCCGCGTCGCAGCTCGCGGACCAGTGCGGCAACGGCGGCTGCGTGGTGAGCGCCTACAAGGACTACGGCGGCCGGGACTACGCCTGCGGCGGCGTGCGCTACAGCGGCCACACGGGCACGGACTACGCGCTGGTCGGCGGGTTCAGCAAGATGGACTACGGCGTCTGGGCGATGAATGCCGCCCGGGGCTACATCGAGGCCAACGTGGACGGGTACTACGACCGGTGCAACTACTGGGACCAGGCCAACCCGTACGCCGCCTGCGGCCTCTACACGGCCAACTACATCATCATGCGGCACCCGGATAACACGCAGAGCAAGTACTGGCACCTGAAGGCCTATACGCAGCAGTTCGCCCGGGGCACCTCGCTCTCCTGCGCGTATTGGATTGCGCGGGTGGGCTCGTCCGGGGCCTCCACCGGGCCGCATCTGCACTTCGAATACTGGGTGCCCGGCTACGGGACGGATGACCCGTACGCGGGCCCTTGCGGCACGCCGTACACGCGGTGGACATCGCAAGGGGCGTATCGGGGCCTGCCCGGCATCACCTGCCAGTAA
- a CDS encoding putative baseplate assembly protein, giving the protein MTSLPSPRLDDRGFAQLVEQARARVQASCPDWTDLSPHDPGMVLVEVFAHLTETMLYRLNRLPEKAYVEFLRLLGVKLQPPAAASVRLRFTLARPAERAVEVPRNTPVTLARASSGAEPVVFHTADAVTIPVGSTEVDVLAYHCEQVDAELAGTGTGQPGLTVKAKRPPIVAPTGDSLDLVVGVEAQPGELDARAPARQYEGRTYRIWKEVENFAALAPDEPAYVVDRMTGTITFAPSARLANEAGELGAPRALAGIPREGSQILLWYRCGGGDRGNVASNTLEVLKVPIPGVKVTNPTPATGGRPAETLDNALLRGPQELHSLRRAVTAGDFELLALRSSGAVARAKAVTLAQLWAHAPAGTVEVLLVPALPPDVQGAAGEGITEATLRERETEEARARILAELDVRRPLGTACHVEWARYKTVRVQARVVAHREEDAAALRTRLIERLHRTLTPLPSSLQPEGWRFGQALRASHVYDALLAEPGVSYLDKVRLMVDEVPKEVRTLAADNFQSGTFYAGGGETLFRTVNDADGWEKAGLFPGEDVDAVEAHPTRAGYVAVSARLASDAKRSRIHVSFDCGETWDSDTHTLDAVEDMAWAERDGVPVLLLATRVGLFELMVRPGATPIQVLVDPASQDLGFFAVAATTDARGAVNVAAAAMGTRGVFLSAGGGRSGTFRPIGPKGADVRVLEVQKDGPRSFLWAGLAAASGADPGKGCLCWELMGSADPPDGWRPFDKNWDGGSCLSLSFSGSTVYAGSHHVGVLWLDASRPGVTWKRPDVGCGLPLREAERLFQPVYALATSPTGAPLLAGGPEGVFRRPKDSERYEPVSTQEFTEKVTLPPTWLLCSGPHVLEVVTDDAEP; this is encoded by the coding sequence ATGACCTCGCTCCCGTCGCCGCGCCTGGATGACCGCGGCTTCGCCCAGCTCGTGGAGCAGGCGCGTGCCCGCGTCCAGGCCTCGTGCCCGGACTGGACGGACCTCTCGCCGCATGACCCGGGCATGGTGCTGGTGGAGGTGTTCGCCCACCTGACGGAGACGATGCTGTACCGCCTCAACCGCCTGCCGGAGAAGGCGTACGTGGAGTTCCTGCGCCTCTTGGGCGTGAAGCTCCAGCCGCCCGCCGCGGCGTCGGTGCGCCTGCGCTTCACGCTGGCGCGCCCGGCGGAGCGGGCAGTGGAGGTGCCGCGCAACACGCCCGTCACCCTGGCCCGGGCCAGCTCGGGCGCGGAGCCCGTCGTCTTCCACACCGCGGACGCGGTGACGATTCCGGTGGGAAGCACGGAGGTGGACGTCCTCGCGTACCACTGCGAGCAGGTGGACGCGGAGTTGGCGGGGACGGGCACCGGCCAGCCGGGCCTCACCGTGAAGGCGAAGCGCCCGCCGATTGTCGCGCCCACCGGCGACTCGCTCGATTTGGTGGTGGGCGTGGAGGCACAGCCCGGCGAGCTGGACGCACGCGCTCCGGCCCGCCAGTACGAGGGCCGCACCTACCGCATCTGGAAGGAGGTGGAGAACTTCGCCGCGCTGGCGCCGGACGAGCCCGCCTACGTCGTGGACCGGATGACGGGCACGATTACCTTCGCTCCCTCCGCGAGGCTGGCGAACGAGGCCGGAGAGCTGGGCGCACCGCGCGCGCTGGCCGGCATTCCACGCGAGGGGAGTCAAATCCTCCTCTGGTACCGGTGCGGCGGCGGAGACAGGGGCAACGTGGCCTCGAACACGCTGGAGGTGCTCAAGGTCCCCATCCCCGGCGTGAAGGTGACGAACCCCACGCCCGCCACGGGTGGCCGTCCCGCGGAGACGCTGGACAACGCGCTCTTGCGCGGGCCTCAAGAGCTGCACTCGCTGCGGCGGGCCGTGACGGCGGGAGACTTCGAGCTGCTGGCGCTGCGCAGCTCCGGCGCGGTGGCACGGGCGAAGGCCGTCACGCTGGCGCAGCTGTGGGCGCACGCGCCCGCGGGCACGGTGGAGGTGCTGCTGGTGCCGGCCCTGCCGCCGGACGTGCAGGGCGCGGCGGGAGAGGGCATCACCGAGGCCACCCTGCGCGAGCGCGAGACGGAGGAGGCGCGCGCCCGCATCCTCGCGGAGCTGGACGTGCGCAGGCCGCTGGGCACCGCGTGCCACGTGGAGTGGGCGCGCTACAAGACGGTGCGCGTGCAGGCGCGCGTGGTGGCGCACCGCGAGGAGGACGCCGCCGCGCTGCGCACGCGCCTCATCGAGCGGCTCCACCGCACCCTCACGCCGCTGCCCTCGTCGCTGCAGCCGGAGGGGTGGCGCTTCGGACAGGCGCTGCGGGCCTCGCACGTGTACGACGCGCTGCTGGCGGAGCCGGGCGTCAGCTACCTCGACAAGGTGCGCCTCATGGTGGACGAGGTGCCGAAGGAGGTGCGCACGCTCGCCGCGGACAATTTCCAGTCCGGCACCTTCTACGCGGGTGGCGGAGAGACGCTGTTCCGCACCGTGAATGACGCGGACGGCTGGGAGAAGGCGGGCCTCTTCCCCGGCGAGGACGTGGACGCGGTGGAGGCGCACCCGACGCGCGCGGGCTACGTGGCCGTGTCCGCGCGGCTGGCCAGTGACGCGAAGCGCTCGCGCATCCACGTCTCCTTCGACTGCGGTGAGACGTGGGATTCCGACACGCACACGCTGGACGCGGTGGAGGACATGGCGTGGGCGGAGCGCGACGGCGTGCCCGTGTTGCTGCTCGCCACGCGCGTGGGCCTCTTCGAGCTGATGGTCCGCCCGGGCGCCACGCCGATTCAGGTGCTGGTGGACCCGGCGAGCCAGGACCTCGGCTTCTTCGCGGTGGCGGCCACCACGGACGCGCGCGGCGCCGTCAACGTGGCGGCGGCGGCCATGGGCACGCGCGGCGTCTTCCTCTCCGCGGGCGGCGGGCGCAGCGGCACCTTCCGTCCCATTGGCCCGAAGGGCGCGGACGTGCGCGTGCTGGAGGTGCAGAAGGACGGGCCCCGCTCCTTCCTCTGGGCGGGGCTGGCCGCCGCCAGCGGCGCGGACCCGGGCAAGGGCTGTCTGTGCTGGGAGCTCATGGGCAGCGCGGACCCGCCGGACGGATGGCGGCCCTTCGACAAGAACTGGGACGGAGGGAGCTGCCTCTCGCTCTCCTTCAGCGGCTCCACCGTGTATGCGGGCAGCCACCACGTGGGCGTGCTGTGGCTGGACGCGAGCCGCCCGGGCGTGACGTGGAAGCGGCCCGACGTGGGCTGCGGCCTTCCGCTGCGCGAGGCCGAGCGCCTCTTCCAGCCCGTGTACGCGCTGGCCACGTCTCCCACGGGAGCACCGCTGCTGGCCGGCGGTCCGGAAGGCGTCTTCCGCAGGCCCAAGGACAGCGAGCGCTACGAGCCCGTTTCCACGCAAGAGTTCACCGAGAAGGTGACGCTGCCGCCCACCTGGCTCCTCTGCTCAGGCCCGCATGTGCTGGAGGTCGTGACTGACGATGCGGAGCCCTGA
- a CDS encoding phage tail sheath family protein, whose protein sequence is MPNYMTPGVYVEEVPSGTRSIQGVGTTTAAFVGRAPAADARLHQAVPVNGWAQFVKEFAPPGTPGTPLARAVYGFFENGGRRCFIVNIGDNESVVGDPRKRQGVAVLEEVSEVAMVAAPGFTSPIAWDALLTHCEKMRDRFAILDAPEDVDDVGRLTKVATGDPGGGYLPRNTPQGFGALYYPWFSVMDPMGDGKTLVNVPPSGHMAGIYARTDVTRGVHKAPANEVVRGAMRLVRDVTPEEQGELNQVGVNCIRYFPRGGIRVWGARTLAPPDNSDWRYINVRRLFNFVEESIALGTNWTVFEPNDPTLWKSIRRDVSAFLLRLWRDGALMGRTPEEAFFVQCDEQVNTPETIDAGQVFAVIGMAPVKPAEFIIFRIGQHAGGSEVEEASNG, encoded by the coding sequence GTGCCGAACTACATGACGCCCGGCGTCTACGTGGAGGAGGTTCCCAGCGGGACACGCTCCATCCAGGGCGTGGGCACCACCACCGCGGCCTTCGTGGGCCGCGCACCCGCCGCCGACGCCCGGCTCCACCAGGCCGTGCCCGTCAACGGCTGGGCCCAGTTCGTGAAGGAGTTCGCCCCGCCCGGGACGCCCGGCACGCCGCTCGCCCGCGCCGTGTATGGCTTCTTCGAGAACGGCGGCCGGCGCTGCTTCATCGTCAACATCGGCGACAACGAGAGCGTCGTGGGCGACCCGCGCAAGCGTCAGGGCGTCGCCGTGCTGGAGGAGGTCAGCGAGGTGGCCATGGTCGCCGCGCCCGGCTTCACCAGCCCCATTGCCTGGGATGCGCTGCTGACCCACTGCGAGAAGATGAGGGACCGCTTCGCCATCCTCGACGCGCCCGAGGACGTGGACGACGTGGGGCGTCTCACCAAGGTGGCCACGGGAGACCCGGGCGGCGGTTATCTCCCCCGCAACACGCCACAGGGCTTCGGCGCCCTCTACTACCCCTGGTTCTCCGTGATGGACCCCATGGGAGACGGCAAGACGCTGGTCAACGTGCCGCCCTCGGGCCACATGGCCGGCATCTACGCTCGCACCGACGTCACCCGCGGCGTCCACAAGGCGCCGGCCAACGAGGTGGTCCGCGGCGCCATGCGGCTGGTGCGCGACGTGACTCCGGAGGAGCAGGGCGAGCTCAACCAGGTGGGCGTCAACTGCATCCGCTACTTCCCGCGCGGCGGCATCCGCGTGTGGGGCGCGCGCACGCTGGCGCCTCCCGACAACAGCGACTGGCGCTACATCAACGTGCGCCGGCTCTTCAACTTCGTGGAGGAGTCGATTGCCCTGGGCACCAACTGGACGGTGTTCGAGCCGAATGACCCCACGCTGTGGAAGTCCATCCGCCGCGACGTGAGCGCCTTCCTGCTGCGGCTGTGGCGCGACGGGGCGCTGATGGGGCGCACGCCGGAGGAAGCGTTCTTCGTGCAGTGCGACGAGCAGGTGAACACGCCGGAGACCATCGACGCGGGGCAGGTCTTCGCGGTCATCGGCATGGCGCCGGTGAAGCCCGCCGAGTTCATCATCTTCCGCATCGGCCAGCACGCCGGTGGCTCGGAAGTGGAGGAGGCATCCAATGGCTGA
- a CDS encoding CIS tube protein, translating to MERVAFLIEPGGERIGALLNPETLVMRRVAGLQPRRALGGSLPWGGPGDDPLLFTGGGSTELTLDLLFDVSLSGSTVQTEDVRELTEPLWRLAENGLREDGSMRPSYARIVWGKWLNYLGVVAAVAERLEHFTTTGAPRRSWLRMRLLRVEDEAGAQEPVFTQEPPDADAVAAALGPEDYEAHTVLGASEEEGAPGGQRLDEIAYQRYGDPSLWRLVAGLNGVADPNNLPAGQVLRLPTAEALRRVM from the coding sequence ATGGAGCGCGTGGCCTTCCTCATCGAGCCCGGCGGCGAGCGCATCGGGGCACTGCTCAATCCCGAGACGCTCGTCATGCGCCGCGTGGCGGGACTTCAGCCCCGGCGCGCGCTGGGCGGCTCGCTGCCGTGGGGCGGACCCGGGGATGACCCGCTCCTCTTCACCGGCGGAGGCAGCACCGAGCTCACGTTGGATTTGCTCTTCGACGTGTCGCTCTCCGGCTCCACCGTGCAGACGGAGGACGTGCGCGAGCTGACCGAGCCGCTGTGGCGCCTGGCGGAGAATGGCCTGCGCGAGGACGGCAGCATGCGGCCGTCCTATGCGCGCATCGTCTGGGGCAAGTGGCTCAACTACCTCGGCGTGGTGGCCGCCGTCGCCGAGCGCCTGGAGCACTTCACGACCACCGGCGCGCCGCGCCGCTCCTGGCTGCGCATGCGCCTGCTGCGCGTGGAGGACGAGGCGGGCGCGCAGGAGCCTGTCTTCACCCAGGAGCCTCCCGACGCGGACGCGGTCGCCGCCGCGCTGGGGCCCGAGGACTACGAGGCGCACACCGTGCTGGGCGCGAGCGAGGAGGAGGGCGCGCCGGGCGGGCAGCGCCTGGATGAAATCGCGTACCAGCGCTACGGGGACCCGTCGCTGTGGCGGTTGGTGGCGGGGCTCAACGGCGTGGCGGACCCCAACAACCTTCCGGCGGGCCAGGTGCTGCGACTGCCCACCGCCGAGGCCCTGCGGAGGGTGATGTGA
- a CDS encoding STAS/SEC14 domain-containing protein — MTASSEQSGSSTAQAVLDAPDVVGVFKGRTLGTAMVGNVLVISHNSQAPAQDEWVHYCNLVGRYISTMSAQLVVAEGPGPNATQRQQALDRGSQAMGAVIPPTAVFTRSPLVRGIVTLFNWFTPRSMRAFSPEDVQAAQQHLKMTDAQMQRLLEVAHALLPSEEP, encoded by the coding sequence ATGACGGCCTCTTCCGAGCAGAGTGGCTCCTCGACGGCGCAGGCGGTGCTCGACGCACCGGATGTCGTGGGCGTCTTCAAGGGCCGCACGCTGGGCACGGCCATGGTGGGCAACGTGCTGGTCATCTCGCACAACTCACAGGCGCCCGCGCAGGACGAGTGGGTCCACTACTGCAACCTCGTGGGCAGGTACATCTCCACCATGAGCGCGCAGCTCGTGGTGGCGGAGGGGCCCGGGCCGAACGCCACCCAGCGCCAGCAGGCGCTCGACCGGGGCTCGCAGGCGATGGGCGCCGTCATTCCTCCCACGGCCGTCTTCACCCGCTCGCCCCTGGTGCGAGGCATCGTCACCCTCTTCAACTGGTTCACGCCGAGGTCCATGCGCGCCTTCTCTCCCGAGGACGTGCAGGCCGCGCAGCAGCACCTGAAGATGACGGACGCACAGATGCAGCGCCTCCTGGAGGTGGCCCACGCACTGCTGCCCTCGGAGGAGCCCTAA
- a CDS encoding cyclase family protein: MSEQWRVQFDAKVEFQNGGWLEVEGFRLDIPGADIDDDALGAAFVRHLGLLMAGKVEVRRKELIREAHKGSRGMVPPGPRAERRLVELSHDIRHGMTTYPGLPGPEISEHLTREASRARYAQDTEFHIARISMVANTGTYVDAPSHRYANGADLAGVPLGALADLDGLVVRVEDSRERAIDRNVFLPYDVKGRAVLVHTGWARHWGTEQYGREAPFLTRAAAEWLAEQGAALVGIDSVNIDDTGDGTRPAHTVLLAAGVPIVEHLRGLEQLPTEGFRFHAAPPRIQGMGTFPVRAYAVVLPR, encoded by the coding sequence ATGTCCGAGCAATGGCGCGTGCAGTTCGATGCGAAGGTGGAGTTCCAGAACGGAGGCTGGCTCGAGGTCGAGGGGTTCCGCCTCGACATTCCGGGGGCGGACATCGACGACGACGCGCTCGGGGCGGCGTTCGTCCGGCATCTGGGGCTGCTCATGGCGGGAAAGGTGGAGGTGCGCCGCAAGGAACTGATTCGCGAGGCGCACAAGGGCTCGCGCGGCATGGTGCCTCCGGGTCCGCGAGCGGAGCGGCGGCTGGTGGAGCTGAGCCACGACATCCGCCATGGCATGACGACATACCCGGGGCTGCCCGGCCCTGAAATCTCCGAGCACCTGACGCGAGAGGCCTCGCGGGCCCGCTACGCGCAAGACACCGAGTTCCACATCGCGCGCATCTCGATGGTGGCGAACACGGGGACGTACGTGGATGCGCCTTCACACCGGTACGCGAATGGCGCGGACCTCGCGGGCGTTCCGCTCGGCGCGCTGGCGGACCTCGACGGCCTGGTGGTGCGGGTGGAGGACAGCCGCGAGCGCGCCATCGACCGGAATGTGTTCCTGCCGTACGACGTGAAGGGCCGCGCGGTGCTGGTGCACACGGGGTGGGCGCGGCACTGGGGGACGGAGCAGTACGGCCGCGAGGCCCCGTTCCTCACCCGGGCCGCAGCCGAGTGGCTGGCCGAGCAGGGCGCGGCGCTGGTGGGCATCGATTCGGTGAATATCGACGACACGGGGGATGGAACGCGGCCCGCGCACACCGTGTTGCTCGCGGCGGGAGTCCCCATCGTCGAGCACCTGCGTGGGCTGGAGCAGCTCCCCACGGAGGGATTCCGCTTCCATGCAGCACCACCGCGCATCCAGGGCATGGGCACGTTTCCAGTGCGGGCCTATGCCGTGGTGCTGCCTCGGTGA
- a CDS encoding GPW/gp25 family protein: protein MSAPRYRTWRFAHPDFEMAELSGLRLAPTGKVEMVEEHASIRQAVLLLLTTTPGERVMRPDYGCELHRLLFSSNDDTTAGLAIHYVRRALERWEPRINVLHLDATRSSDEPHRLDISLEYRVRATGRTERLAYPFSLAGGPT from the coding sequence ATGAGCGCGCCCCGCTACCGCACCTGGCGCTTCGCGCATCCGGACTTCGAGATGGCGGAGCTCTCCGGCCTGCGCCTCGCCCCCACGGGCAAGGTGGAGATGGTGGAGGAGCACGCCTCCATCCGCCAGGCCGTGCTGCTCCTGCTCACCACCACGCCCGGCGAGCGCGTCATGCGCCCGGACTACGGCTGCGAGCTGCACCGGCTGCTGTTCTCCAGCAACGACGACACCACCGCGGGCCTCGCCATCCACTACGTGCGCCGCGCGCTGGAGCGCTGGGAGCCGCGCATCAACGTGCTCCACCTGGACGCCACGCGCAGCTCCGACGAGCCGCACCGGCTGGACATCTCGCTCGAGTACCGCGTGCGCGCCACCGGCCGCACCGAGCGGCTCGCGTATCCCTTCTCGCTCGCGGGAGGCCCGACATGA
- a CDS encoding phage tail protein, with amino-acid sequence MAEAKAPEAPPPDQEAGAQPGAPTDPFRNYNFKLLIDGVNEGHFLYCSEVHVKVAALRYREGGGGPVVRRLPGPISHGDVVLRCGFTTSPELWTWFLATTAGQPQRKNVSILMLDVDGLTERLRWNLNECWPSEWKAHPLDALGQEVAVASLTLVYESLTRG; translated from the coding sequence ATGGCTGAGGCCAAGGCTCCCGAGGCACCACCGCCGGACCAGGAGGCGGGCGCGCAGCCGGGCGCGCCCACGGACCCGTTCCGCAACTACAACTTCAAGCTGCTCATCGACGGGGTGAACGAGGGGCACTTCCTGTACTGCTCGGAGGTGCACGTGAAGGTGGCCGCGCTGCGCTACCGCGAAGGCGGCGGCGGGCCGGTGGTGCGGCGGCTCCCCGGGCCCATCTCCCACGGGGACGTGGTGCTGCGCTGTGGCTTCACCACGTCGCCGGAGCTGTGGACGTGGTTCCTCGCCACGACAGCCGGCCAGCCGCAGCGTAAGAACGTGTCCATCCTCATGCTCGACGTGGATGGGCTGACGGAGCGGCTGCGGTGGAACCTCAACGAGTGCTGGCCGTCGGAGTGGAAGGCGCATCCGCTGGACGCGCTCGGCCAGGAGGTGGCCGTCGCCTCGCTCACGCTGGTCTACGAGTCGCTCACCCGTGGCTGA
- a CDS encoding phage baseplate assembly protein V, whose translation MRGLPELRIEAGGSLLAAAELRSLSTVRVQQRLAAPAQCELVFTDPRGSLASSGIPPGTSLRVAAGSSTEPLFTGEVTAVEYVHATGGAREVRVRGYDVLHRLRKRQPVRAHVQVTLEDLARELASGLGVSVDAAASGPLWRHLIQHGQSDLDFLVERADRCGLYPVLHGDTLKLVTLEGEGSAVPLLLGETLLEATVEVNGDASCREVAAEGWDALRAESHAGRAESPRVGRRVDAEVSPGSVGGESLRSLVDEATEGIPHADAAAQAELDYRAAREVVLTAVAEGDARLRPGARVEVAGVAAAVAGRYVLTAVTHLVDARHGFISELSSAPPPRRARPRASAVTLGVVSRVDDPDGKGRIRATLPAFGNVETDWMQVLAAGGGAGKGLMLLPDVGDTVLLALGGEDPARGVVVGGLYGGGGYPDAGVEGGAVKRYTLLTPGGNKLRLDDDKHTLRLEDSKGSYLELTPGGVRLHSEVSLDIEAPGQDVVIRGRSIDFRRG comes from the coding sequence ATGCGCGGACTGCCAGAGCTGCGAATCGAGGCCGGCGGCTCGCTCCTGGCGGCGGCGGAGCTGCGCAGCCTGTCCACCGTGCGCGTGCAGCAGCGGCTCGCCGCGCCCGCGCAGTGCGAGCTCGTCTTCACGGACCCGCGCGGCAGCCTGGCCTCCTCGGGCATTCCGCCGGGCACGTCCCTGCGCGTGGCGGCCGGCTCCAGCACGGAGCCCCTCTTCACCGGCGAGGTGACGGCCGTCGAGTACGTCCACGCCACGGGCGGCGCGCGGGAGGTGCGGGTGCGCGGCTATGACGTGCTCCACCGCCTGCGCAAGCGCCAGCCGGTGCGCGCGCACGTGCAGGTGACGCTGGAGGACCTCGCGCGGGAATTGGCCTCGGGGCTGGGCGTCTCCGTCGACGCGGCGGCGTCCGGACCGCTGTGGCGACACCTCATCCAGCATGGCCAGTCGGACTTGGACTTCCTCGTGGAGCGCGCGGACCGCTGCGGCCTCTACCCCGTGCTGCACGGCGACACGCTGAAGCTGGTGACGCTGGAGGGCGAGGGCTCCGCGGTGCCGCTGCTCCTCGGTGAGACGCTGCTGGAGGCCACCGTGGAGGTGAACGGCGACGCCTCGTGCCGCGAGGTGGCCGCGGAGGGCTGGGACGCGCTGCGCGCCGAGTCGCACGCCGGCCGCGCGGAGTCACCGCGCGTGGGACGCCGCGTGGACGCGGAAGTCTCACCCGGCAGCGTGGGCGGCGAGTCCCTGCGCTCGCTGGTGGACGAGGCGACGGAGGGCATTCCCCACGCGGACGCCGCGGCGCAGGCCGAGCTGGACTACCGCGCCGCGCGCGAGGTGGTGCTCACCGCCGTGGCGGAGGGCGACGCGCGCCTGCGTCCCGGTGCGCGCGTGGAGGTGGCCGGCGTGGCCGCCGCCGTGGCGGGCCGCTACGTGCTCACCGCCGTCACCCACCTGGTGGATGCGCGGCACGGCTTCATCTCCGAGCTGTCCTCCGCGCCTCCACCGCGACGCGCGCGGCCCCGTGCCTCGGCGGTGACGCTGGGCGTGGTGAGCCGCGTGGATGACCCGGATGGCAAGGGCCGCATCCGCGCCACGCTGCCGGCGTTCGGCAACGTGGAGACGGACTGGATGCAGGTGCTCGCGGCGGGAGGCGGCGCGGGCAAGGGACTGATGCTGCTGCCGGACGTGGGGGACACGGTGCTGCTCGCGCTCGGCGGCGAGGACCCGGCGCGCGGCGTGGTGGTGGGCGGCCTGTACGGCGGCGGCGGGTACCCGGACGCGGGCGTGGAGGGCGGCGCGGTGAAGCGCTACACGCTGCTGACGCCGGGCGGGAACAAGCTGCGGCTGGACGACGACAAGCACACGCTGCGGCTGGAGGACAGCAAGGGCAGCTACCTGGAGCTGACGCCCGGCGGTGTGCGGCTGCACTCCGAGGTGTCGCTCGACATCGAAGCGCCCGGGCAGGACGTGGTCATCCGTGGGCGCTCCATCGACTTCCGGAGAGGGTAA
- a CDS encoding phage tail protein has protein sequence MRSPEIQRLLPGVFQRTVMPKSPLAALLEAMEALHAPSEAVLGNLEAHFDPRRAPDRFVPFLASWVGMDLPVTTGLGRLRELVAAAVEISRWRGTARGLRLFLTTATGRTDFEVDDSVPGDDGRPRPFHVRVRAPAEVSSHRLLLERIIEREKPAYVTYELHFVQPAQGAG, from the coding sequence ATGCGGAGCCCTGAGATTCAGCGCCTGCTGCCGGGCGTCTTCCAGCGCACGGTGATGCCCAAATCGCCCCTGGCCGCGCTGCTGGAGGCGATGGAGGCACTGCACGCGCCCAGCGAGGCGGTGCTGGGCAACCTGGAGGCGCACTTCGACCCGCGCCGCGCGCCGGACCGCTTCGTGCCCTTCCTCGCGAGTTGGGTGGGCATGGACCTGCCGGTGACGACGGGGCTGGGCCGGCTGCGTGAGTTGGTGGCCGCGGCGGTGGAGATTTCGCGGTGGCGCGGCACCGCGCGCGGCCTGCGCCTGTTCCTCACCACGGCGACGGGACGCACGGACTTCGAGGTGGACGACTCGGTGCCCGGCGACGATGGCCGGCCGCGTCCCTTCCACGTGCGGGTGCGCGCGCCCGCTGAAGTCTCGTCTCACCGGCTGCTGCTGGAGCGAATCATCGAGCGCGAGAAGCCTGCCTACGTCACCTATGAGCTGCACTTCGTGCAGCCGGCCCAGGGAGCTGGTTGA